The Leucobacter sp. UCMA 4100 genome window below encodes:
- a CDS encoding acyl-CoA dehydrogenase family protein — protein MSAATKASMLPEPYETLRLKTRAFIRDVVIPAEPKPGTTLTEATRRDLMSKAKAAGVFAPHLATEYGGQGVPLEHWPAIFIEAGYSPIGPAVLNCMAPDEGNMHMLELIATDEQKARYLVPLGSGDVRSCFGMTEPHPGAGSDPLALQSTAERVDGGWRINAHKRFISGAEGAAYCILMARTEASADEGFPAGATMFLIDMDHPGVRLGNPINAIDTAIAGGHPHVYFEDCVVTDDAVLGAPGEGFAYAQVRLGPARLTHCMRWLGLAKRAQDIALDRAARREMFGSQLRELGIAQEMLAQSEIDIATSEAIIDRTAAMLEHDPKAGAALSGIAKVHCADAIGRIIDRAIQLCGGDGVTDALPLASYANEVRPFRIYDGSNETHKWAIARRASSRRRREVEAGALPLDTVNEHGNDIWGQQ, from the coding sequence ATGAGCGCGGCAACGAAGGCAAGCATGCTTCCCGAACCCTACGAGACGCTGCGCCTCAAGACGCGCGCCTTCATTCGCGACGTCGTCATACCAGCCGAGCCGAAGCCTGGCACGACCCTGACCGAGGCCACGCGCCGCGACCTCATGAGCAAAGCCAAAGCGGCGGGCGTGTTTGCGCCCCACCTTGCGACTGAGTACGGCGGCCAGGGGGTGCCGCTCGAGCACTGGCCGGCGATCTTCATCGAGGCCGGCTACTCACCCATCGGCCCCGCCGTGCTCAACTGCATGGCGCCCGACGAGGGCAATATGCACATGCTCGAGCTCATCGCGACCGACGAGCAGAAGGCGCGGTATCTCGTGCCGCTCGGGTCGGGCGACGTGCGCTCGTGCTTCGGCATGACGGAGCCGCACCCGGGGGCCGGCTCTGATCCGCTCGCATTGCAATCGACCGCGGAGCGAGTCGACGGAGGCTGGCGGATCAACGCGCACAAGCGCTTCATCAGCGGGGCCGAGGGCGCGGCGTACTGCATTCTCATGGCGCGCACCGAGGCCTCGGCCGACGAGGGTTTTCCCGCGGGAGCCACGATGTTTCTCATCGATATGGATCACCCCGGGGTGCGGCTTGGCAACCCGATCAACGCGATCGATACCGCGATTGCGGGCGGCCACCCGCACGTGTACTTCGAAGACTGCGTGGTGACCGACGACGCGGTGCTCGGGGCTCCGGGCGAGGGCTTTGCCTACGCGCAGGTGCGGCTTGGGCCGGCCCGGCTCACGCACTGCATGCGCTGGCTCGGTCTTGCGAAGCGCGCGCAGGACATCGCGCTTGACCGCGCGGCGAGGCGTGAGATGTTTGGCTCGCAGTTGCGCGAGCTCGGTATCGCGCAAGAGATGCTTGCGCAGTCTGAGATCGACATCGCGACCTCAGAGGCGATCATCGACCGCACCGCGGCCATGCTCGAACACGACCCGAAGGCCGGCGCGGCGCTCTCCGGCATCGCGAAGGTGCACTGCGCCGATGCGATCGGCCGCATCATCGACCGGGCAATTCAGCTGTGCGGTGGCGATGGCGTGACCGACGCGCTGCCGCTCGCCTCGTACGCGAACGAGGTGCGCCCGTTTCGCATCTATGACGGATCGAACGAGACCCATAAGTGGGCCATTGCCCGCCGCGCCTCGTCTCGCAGGCGCCGTGAGGTTGAGGCCGGGGCTCTGCCGCTTGACACCGTCAACGAGCACGGCAACGATATTTGGGGGCAGCAATGA
- a CDS encoding SDR family oxidoreductase, with protein MTHSTPKPLEGKVAIVTGASRGIGRAIAERLVADGAKVCITARTEETLTEVASALPEGSVMVVAGKSDDAEHREAVMQQIAAKWGRLDILVNNAGINPVYGKLIDIDLGAVRKLIEVNVVSMLAWAQAAYHHEGLGFAEHGGSVVNLSSVSGRTPSPGIGMYGVTKAAVMHLTTTLAAELGPEVRVNAVAPAVVKTDFAKALYEGREEEVAAAYPAKRLGTPEDIAGAVAYLVSPDASWVTGQTLVLDGGLLAAGGAA; from the coding sequence ATGACACACAGTACCCCCAAGCCGCTGGAAGGCAAGGTGGCAATCGTAACCGGAGCGAGCCGTGGCATTGGCCGCGCCATCGCTGAGCGGCTCGTAGCCGATGGCGCGAAGGTGTGCATCACCGCCCGCACCGAAGAGACGCTCACCGAGGTGGCGAGTGCCTTGCCAGAGGGCAGCGTCATGGTCGTGGCAGGCAAGTCAGACGATGCCGAGCACCGCGAGGCCGTGATGCAGCAGATCGCCGCGAAGTGGGGTCGGCTCGATATTCTCGTCAACAACGCGGGCATCAACCCCGTCTACGGCAAGCTCATCGACATCGATCTCGGCGCCGTGCGCAAGCTCATCGAGGTGAACGTCGTGTCGATGCTCGCCTGGGCGCAGGCCGCCTACCACCACGAGGGGCTCGGCTTCGCTGAGCACGGCGGTTCGGTCGTGAACCTCTCGTCGGTCTCGGGCCGCACCCCCTCGCCAGGCATCGGCATGTACGGCGTGACGAAGGCCGCGGTCATGCACCTGACGACCACGCTCGCCGCCGAGCTCGGCCCCGAGGTGCGCGTGAACGCGGTCGCTCCGGCCGTCGTCAAGACTGATTTCGCGAAGGCGCTCTACGAGGGGCGCGAAGAAGAGGTCGCGGCTGCGTACCCGGCGAAGCGCCTGGGCACCCCCGAAGACATCGCGGGAGCCGTCGCCTACCTCGTCTCGCCCGACGCCTCGTGGGTCACGGGGCAAACGCTCGTGCTTGATGGCGGGCTGCTCGCTGCGGGAGGTGCGGCATGA
- a CDS encoding ABC transporter ATP-binding protein, with product MTHEEQHQPISPSKKDRLRPAELLGLSAVLSVFATLVILMATRDIKLALICFVIAFIVCLVVFALAGLGMKPNPEDVEARKSIDDAHE from the coding sequence ATGACGCACGAAGAACAGCACCAGCCCATCTCACCATCGAAGAAAGATCGCTTGCGCCCAGCCGAGCTGCTCGGTCTCTCGGCGGTTCTCTCGGTGTTTGCAACCCTCGTGATTCTCATGGCGACCCGAGACATCAAGCTCGCGCTCATCTGCTTCGTCATCGCGTTCATCGTCTGCCTCGTCGTCTTCGCACTCGCGGGCCTCGGCATGAAGCCAAACCCCGAAGACGTTGAGGCGCGCAAGAGCATCGACGACGCACACGAGTAA
- a CDS encoding VWA domain-containing protein gives MTEGVHTRVTAAAKLLGVSVQVTEADAWGVHEGAVVVGTRAYGALGAELSDDALTALIMLDLWVVGRLPVGAERRTQQRVTLGATRPEVEPLLVTLDRLQAAGEMLTAFPGFRAGLEVSTAAMLARDLSEATADLQWLALLLGDALSPNATVAVSGEVLEERIGAETLWVAMAPLADPHPEQTFARLLALTLDPYERLLASRSRGLATHGEHAERQASEGDIGSEGFEQGGEGDEADAVQGDAGSASEDASAQEGNEQARAGEGPEQAEGADLFEAQKAGEVKAMLDTPMPLSSEAARALSEWEASGAEARGQGGQRESVAAARALGQVRLATYRERVASRESDIEALRAVFEQLIAERKTPLRRESRVAETQGETLMRQALPGAVAEALSGVARPRAYARRERVIRRREEPGNLDIVLLIDRSGSMRHVAPVAADAALVVIEALAAVARDVETEERRLGIDLDMRLRTGLIVFDAEPVLVKPLAAANDDASRARLLGEALSSSGGTNDARALELAMRELGIERATGGTERQRLVIVISDGGSDDELAARALLQHMRARGVTVFGLGMRSDELVARYAPTAQRVDDARDLAGALERLIIDAAT, from the coding sequence ATGACAGAGGGTGTTCATACAAGGGTTACGGCGGCTGCGAAGCTGCTCGGGGTCTCGGTTCAGGTGACCGAGGCCGATGCCTGGGGTGTTCACGAGGGCGCAGTCGTGGTGGGCACGAGAGCATACGGCGCTCTGGGCGCCGAGCTGAGCGACGATGCGCTTACAGCACTCATCATGCTCGACCTCTGGGTCGTGGGTCGGCTGCCGGTCGGCGCAGAGCGCAGAACGCAGCAACGCGTGACGCTCGGTGCGACGCGCCCCGAGGTCGAACCGTTGCTCGTGACGCTCGACCGGCTCCAGGCGGCGGGCGAAATGCTGACCGCCTTTCCTGGCTTTCGCGCGGGCCTCGAGGTCAGTACGGCAGCAATGCTCGCACGCGACCTGAGTGAGGCGACAGCCGACCTGCAGTGGCTTGCGCTGCTGCTCGGTGATGCGCTCTCGCCAAACGCGACGGTTGCGGTGAGCGGCGAGGTGCTCGAGGAGCGCATTGGTGCTGAGACCCTGTGGGTTGCGATGGCCCCACTCGCCGACCCGCATCCCGAACAAACCTTTGCGCGGTTGCTCGCTCTGACGCTCGACCCGTACGAGCGGTTGCTCGCCTCGCGCTCGAGGGGCCTCGCGACCCACGGTGAGCATGCAGAGCGGCAGGCTTCTGAGGGCGACATCGGTAGTGAAGGGTTTGAGCAGGGCGGCGAGGGCGACGAAGCCGACGCCGTACAGGGTGACGCGGGCTCGGCCTCAGAAGATGCGAGCGCGCAAGAGGGAAACGAGCAGGCAAGGGCCGGCGAAGGCCCAGAACAGGCCGAGGGCGCTGACCTCTTTGAGGCGCAGAAGGCGGGTGAGGTGAAGGCGATGCTCGACACCCCAATGCCGTTGTCGAGCGAAGCCGCGAGGGCGCTCTCTGAGTGGGAGGCGAGCGGTGCCGAGGCGCGAGGCCAGGGCGGTCAGCGAGAGTCTGTCGCTGCTGCGAGGGCGCTCGGCCAGGTGCGGCTTGCGACCTACCGAGAACGCGTCGCGTCGCGGGAAAGCGACATTGAGGCGCTCCGTGCGGTGTTTGAGCAGCTGATCGCCGAGCGAAAAACGCCGCTCAGGCGAGAGAGCCGGGTTGCTGAGACGCAGGGCGAGACGCTCATGCGGCAGGCGCTCCCCGGCGCCGTCGCCGAGGCGCTCTCGGGTGTTGCGAGGCCCAGAGCCTATGCCCGCAGGGAGCGCGTCATTCGACGCCGTGAAGAGCCCGGCAACCTCGACATCGTGCTGCTCATCGATCGCTCGGGCTCAATGCGTCATGTGGCTCCGGTCGCCGCCGACGCCGCTCTCGTCGTCATTGAGGCGCTCGCCGCGGTAGCGAGAGACGTTGAGACCGAAGAACGCCGCCTCGGTATCGACCTCGATATGCGGCTTCGCACCGGGCTCATCGTGTTCGACGCTGAGCCCGTGCTCGTCAAGCCGCTTGCGGCCGCAAACGACGATGCTTCGCGAGCGAGGCTCCTTGGCGAAGCACTGAGTTCAAGCGGCGGCACGAACGATGCACGAGCCCTCGAACTCGCAATGCGTGAGCTCGGCATCGAGCGGGCTACGGGTGGTACCGAGCGCCAGCGCCTCGTCATCGTCATCTCTGATGGCGGCTCAGACGACGAGCTCGCGGCCAGGGCGCTCCTGCAGCACATGCGAGCGCGCGGGGTCACCGTCTTCGGTCTCGGCATGCGCTCAGATGAGCTTGTCGCCAGGTATGCCCCGACCGCCCAGCGGGTTGACGACGCCCGAGACCTCGCCGGGGCCCTCGAACGCCTCATCATCGACGCGGCGACGTGA
- a CDS encoding AAA family ATPase, translated as MVSAQANPVLLEALELAEALRVIRRAAVRDQRTLSGHAVTPEQAEQLRGAIASALRSTEATSHDQATELPHAPFAAPVREHLRELAVTAARWNALWRDHHDMLAPALDEHLTALRQAIALHKLEDDSRARSQGQDEVRQLAAASDRVLTPAERRRLASDVPRATSLPEASEAAHTLSAEAANPEAVARALGQITLKRATSELSQGLLVTDQMRDIITEAVPVLHRGDPLLLIGETGGAKTALAEHLARTAVAGEPEFVSGYGDITSAQVIGTHELRAVDGATLTEFVPGPLVRAMTLGKPIILDEINAMPPEFLKRLNRILQLGPGDRFSVQENAGAQVRIAEGFVILATANEQSRRRYRGIEQLSAELVNRFGANTFRVLYPDAQRSFHETPTENLLLASAAASGADGRLLPGMSSELLERVARVAFVSQQVFAGSQAEGFSDYVSTEHAVDGRPGLEESVIAPRTLVSIVRKVSRSAGALTLDHALSRFVSGVMHSEDRQVLTLILHGQGFGLTELATGR; from the coding sequence ATGGTGTCAGCTCAAGCCAATCCGGTTCTTCTCGAAGCCCTCGAACTCGCCGAGGCTCTTCGGGTCATTCGACGTGCTGCGGTGCGCGATCAGCGCACCCTCTCTGGCCACGCTGTGACCCCCGAGCAGGCTGAGCAGTTGCGAGGCGCCATCGCCTCGGCGCTCAGAAGCACTGAAGCGACAAGCCACGACCAGGCCACAGAGCTCCCGCACGCGCCGTTTGCCGCGCCGGTACGCGAGCACCTCCGCGAGCTCGCCGTTACCGCCGCACGCTGGAACGCGTTGTGGCGCGATCACCACGACATGCTGGCTCCCGCACTCGACGAGCACCTGACCGCCCTTCGCCAAGCCATCGCCCTGCACAAACTTGAAGACGATTCGCGCGCTCGCTCGCAAGGCCAAGACGAGGTACGCCAGCTCGCGGCCGCGAGCGACCGAGTGCTCACACCCGCCGAACGGCGCCGACTCGCAAGCGATGTTCCACGTGCAACATCGCTCCCCGAAGCAAGCGAAGCAGCTCACACCCTCAGCGCCGAGGCCGCCAACCCCGAAGCTGTCGCACGCGCACTCGGCCAGATCACCCTCAAGCGGGCGACCAGCGAACTCAGCCAGGGGCTTCTCGTCACCGACCAGATGCGAGACATCATCACCGAGGCGGTACCCGTGCTGCACAGGGGCGATCCGCTCCTGCTCATCGGTGAGACGGGTGGGGCAAAAACCGCGCTTGCCGAGCACCTCGCCCGCACGGCCGTAGCCGGCGAGCCAGAGTTCGTGTCGGGCTACGGCGACATCACGAGCGCACAGGTCATCGGCACGCACGAGCTGCGGGCCGTCGACGGGGCAACGCTCACCGAGTTCGTTCCCGGGCCGCTCGTGCGGGCAATGACGCTCGGAAAGCCGATCATTCTCGACGAGATCAACGCGATGCCGCCCGAGTTCTTGAAGCGACTCAACCGTATTCTGCAGCTCGGGCCCGGCGACCGCTTCAGCGTGCAAGAAAACGCAGGCGCCCAGGTTCGCATCGCCGAGGGCTTCGTCATTCTGGCCACGGCCAACGAGCAGTCGCGCAGACGCTACCGCGGCATCGAACAGCTGAGCGCCGAGCTCGTGAACCGCTTCGGGGCCAACACGTTCAGGGTGCTCTACCCCGACGCGCAGCGCAGCTTTCATGAAACCCCCACCGAAAACCTACTGCTCGCCTCGGCCGCAGCGAGCGGAGCCGACGGGCGCCTGCTCCCGGGCATGTCGTCTGAACTCCTCGAGCGGGTGGCCCGCGTAGCCTTCGTGAGCCAACAGGTTTTTGCCGGTTCGCAGGCCGAGGGCTTCAGCGACTACGTGAGTACCGAGCACGCCGTTGACGGGCGCCCGGGTCTCGAAGAGTCAGTCATTGCACCCCGCACGCTCGTGTCGATCGTGCGCAAGGTCTCACGCAGCGCAGGCGCGCTCACCCTCGACCACGCGCTCTCGCGCTTCGTCTCGGGCGTCATGCACAGCGAAGACCGCCAGGTCCTGACCCTCATTCTGCACGGCCAGGGCTTCGGCCTCACCGAACTCGCGACCGGGCGCTGA
- the dnaB gene encoding replicative DNA helicase, with the protein MSLAHISATDPSQGSFEQGAERTPPHDLLAEQSVLGGMMLSKDAVADVYGLLRGADFYVPKHEVIYDAIMDLYAHGEPTDEIAVSDQLTKLGNLQRAGGVAYLHSLTAVVPTAANAGYYAEIVGDKALLRRLVDAGTRIAQMGYSGEGEAVDLLNNAQAEVYNVAGGSAGEDYVPLSLAMDDAVAEIERAGTLEDGMTGVPTGFQELDELTNGFGGGQMIIIAARPAMGKSTLALDVARAASVGHGAATVFFSLEMGRAEIATRMLAAEASIPMQVLRKGNLEPRDWTKLAATQSRIHDAPLFIDDSANMTLAEIRAKCRRLKQTDNLRMIVIDYLQLLTSGKKVESRQQEVSEFSRALKLLSKELDVPVVALSQLNRASEQRADKLPAISDLRESGSLEQDADMVILLHREAVHEKDHPRAGEADFILAKQRNGPTGTVTVAFQGHFSRFQDMPSGI; encoded by the coding sequence ATGTCACTCGCGCACATCAGCGCTACAGACCCGTCGCAAGGCTCCTTCGAACAGGGGGCTGAGCGCACACCGCCGCACGATTTGCTCGCTGAGCAGAGTGTTCTCGGCGGCATGATGCTCTCGAAAGACGCTGTTGCCGACGTGTACGGCTTGCTGCGCGGCGCTGACTTTTACGTGCCAAAGCACGAGGTGATCTATGACGCGATCATGGATCTCTACGCGCACGGCGAGCCAACCGATGAGATCGCGGTCTCAGACCAGCTGACCAAGCTCGGCAATCTGCAGCGTGCCGGTGGCGTTGCCTACCTGCACTCGCTCACCGCGGTCGTGCCCACCGCGGCAAACGCGGGCTACTACGCCGAGATCGTCGGCGACAAGGCGCTCTTGCGCAGGCTCGTTGACGCGGGCACCCGCATCGCCCAGATGGGTTACTCGGGGGAGGGCGAGGCCGTCGACCTGCTGAATAACGCGCAGGCCGAGGTGTACAACGTTGCCGGTGGTAGCGCTGGCGAAGACTACGTGCCGTTGTCGCTTGCCATGGATGATGCCGTGGCCGAGATTGAACGCGCCGGCACGCTCGAAGACGGTATGACCGGTGTTCCTACCGGGTTCCAGGAGCTCGATGAGCTTACGAACGGTTTTGGCGGCGGCCAGATGATCATCATTGCTGCTCGTCCCGCGATGGGTAAGTCGACGCTTGCGCTCGACGTGGCGAGGGCCGCATCGGTGGGTCACGGCGCTGCGACGGTGTTCTTCTCACTCGAGATGGGTCGCGCCGAGATCGCGACGCGTATGCTCGCCGCTGAGGCCTCGATTCCTATGCAGGTGCTGCGTAAGGGCAACCTTGAGCCGCGTGACTGGACGAAGCTCGCTGCGACGCAGAGCCGTATTCACGACGCGCCGCTGTTCATCGACGACAGCGCCAATATGACGCTCGCTGAGATCCGCGCGAAATGCCGCCGGCTGAAGCAGACCGATAACCTGCGCATGATTGTCATTGACTACCTGCAGCTGCTCACGAGCGGTAAGAAGGTTGAGAGCCGTCAGCAAGAGGTCAGTGAGTTCTCGCGTGCGCTCAAGCTGTTGTCGAAAGAGCTCGATGTGCCGGTCGTGGCCCTGTCGCAGCTGAACCGTGCTTCTGAGCAGCGTGCTGATAAGCTTCCCGCGATCAGTGACCTGCGTGAGTCGGGCTCACTGGAGCAGGACGCCGATATGGTGATCTTGCTGCACCGTGAGGCGGTTCACGAGAAAGATCACCCGCGTGCTGGCGAGGCAGACTTTATTCTCGCGAAGCAGCGTAACGGCCCCACGGGTACCGTCACGGTCGCCTTCCAGGGCCACTTCTCGCGCTTTCAGGATATGCCGAGCGGCATCTAG
- a CDS encoding DUF1684 domain-containing protein — protein sequence MTYTPDPAAIAGNTAIDAATAPPLTVQGAPITRPTVIENGRYLMGGHPEAQLILSGEREVETIVRRTPSGGNIYAVRVRDPRSAATAETLPITSYDYDAAWRIPAHFEPHAATEVVRETLAEGVIDIVRSIGTLSFTLGDGLAPQQLVVFGTPGRAFTHFRDATSGAETHGNGRMIELEITDVTEPAEIIVDWNYAYSMPCSLTPYVSCPVPIAENTLDVAVTAGERLR from the coding sequence GTGACGTACACCCCCGACCCAGCCGCGATCGCAGGCAACACCGCTATCGACGCCGCCACCGCCCCGCCGCTCACGGTGCAGGGCGCTCCAATCACCAGGCCCACCGTCATCGAGAACGGCCGATATCTCATGGGCGGGCATCCCGAGGCGCAACTCATCCTCTCCGGCGAACGAGAAGTCGAGACGATCGTTCGCCGAACGCCATCAGGCGGCAATATTTATGCCGTGCGCGTGCGCGATCCCAGATCGGCGGCAACGGCAGAGACGCTGCCCATCACGAGCTACGACTACGACGCCGCCTGGCGCATCCCGGCCCACTTCGAGCCCCACGCGGCCACCGAGGTGGTGCGCGAAACCCTCGCAGAGGGCGTCATCGATATCGTGCGAAGCATCGGCACCCTGAGCTTCACGCTCGGCGACGGTCTGGCGCCTCAACAGCTTGTCGTCTTTGGCACGCCCGGCCGCGCCTTCACGCACTTTCGCGACGCGACCAGTGGAGCCGAGACCCACGGCAATGGCCGCATGATCGAGCTCGAGATCACCGATGTCACTGAGCCAGCCGAGATCATCGTCGACTGGAACTACGCCTACAGCATGCCCTGCTCACTGACTCCTTACGTCTCGTGCCCCGTGCCCATCGCCGAGAACACCCTCGACGTGGCGGTCACGGCGGGTGAGCGGCTGCGGTAA
- a CDS encoding DUF418 domain-containing protein, whose translation MMLLFIALANVSGHVWGRELSSYSLHPAAEGGLDRALSAFALLFIDGHVYPMFAFLFGYGITQFAQSRIARNVSPNEVGSMLLRRHLWLFVFGAVHALLLFSGDILGAYALTGLIVAPLLLRGSEKTLRVLLIVSGSIIAGSMLLLAGVFTMVSLAAPGVFDVAQSGQLDVDAEILAGTTQGYGATMLVRLGVWLLATFFSVVSLIIPFAVLLGGYAARYRFLEGHTLRLTMQRVALWGIVIATVLSLPAALMHLGVLDLGTMGGTAVMLLAQLGGIGGGLGYVALCGVIGAKLQAKPLGHVTAAIAAVGKRSLSCYLWQSLIFAPLLAPWGFGLGSAVSTSDAFAIAILVWITSLIAAVVLERRQLRGPAEAILRRLTYGRVEKA comes from the coding sequence ATGATGCTGTTATTCATCGCCCTGGCCAATGTTTCAGGGCATGTGTGGGGGCGTGAGCTCAGTTCCTATTCGCTTCACCCCGCGGCAGAGGGCGGGCTCGACCGGGCGCTCTCTGCGTTCGCGTTACTCTTCATTGACGGCCATGTTTACCCGATGTTTGCGTTTCTCTTTGGGTACGGAATTACGCAGTTTGCACAGTCGCGCATCGCTCGAAATGTTTCGCCGAACGAGGTCGGTTCGATGTTGCTGCGCCGTCATCTGTGGCTCTTCGTGTTTGGCGCCGTGCACGCACTGCTCCTGTTCTCGGGCGACATTCTGGGCGCATACGCACTCACGGGGCTTATCGTCGCACCGCTGCTCTTGCGGGGCAGTGAGAAAACATTGCGCGTGCTCCTCATCGTGAGCGGCAGCATCATTGCTGGCTCCATGCTTCTTCTCGCGGGGGTGTTCACCATGGTCTCGCTCGCCGCTCCCGGCGTGTTTGATGTCGCGCAGAGCGGCCAACTCGACGTCGACGCTGAAATCTTGGCTGGCACGACCCAGGGCTACGGTGCAACGATGCTGGTGCGGTTGGGCGTCTGGCTGCTGGCAACCTTCTTCTCGGTCGTCAGCCTCATCATTCCTTTTGCGGTGTTGCTCGGTGGCTATGCGGCACGCTATCGCTTCCTTGAGGGGCACACGCTGCGCCTCACCATGCAGCGCGTGGCGCTCTGGGGCATCGTCATCGCGACAGTGCTCTCGCTGCCAGCGGCGCTCATGCACCTCGGTGTACTCGATCTCGGAACCATGGGCGGTACGGCGGTCATGCTCCTTGCGCAGCTCGGCGGCATCGGGGGTGGCCTGGGCTACGTGGCACTCTGCGGGGTCATTGGTGCGAAGCTGCAGGCAAAGCCGCTCGGACACGTGACGGCCGCAATCGCAGCCGTCGGGAAGCGCTCGCTCAGCTGCTACCTGTGGCAGTCGCTCATCTTTGCACCGCTCTTGGCGCCGTGGGGCTTCGGCCTCGGGTCGGCGGTCAGCACCAGCGACGCATTCGCGATCGCGATCCTCGTGTGGATCACGTCGCTCATCGCCGCAGTAGTTCTCGAGCGGCGTCAGCTCCGAGGCCCGGCCGAGGCTATTCTGCGCAGGCTGACCTACGGTCGTGTCGAAAAGGCGTGA
- a CDS encoding ArsR/SmtB family transcription factor has translation MTNASDSSAPIDAEAASPVKSTPSIAELTATLHSVLERLDALEAADPTPPASAHDGVHARAHDADTFWALNTLAASRPEHPLTKQGAVLVAGSLSLPTGEPIAWQVTSGTEQLFELDWSHRASALAALGNPVRLEILRAILSGSRLTSELAELEALGTTGQLHHHLRQLVAAGWVQQTGRAHYEVPPAKVVPLLALIAEA, from the coding sequence ATGACGAACGCGAGCGATTCATCCGCCCCAATCGACGCCGAAGCCGCAAGCCCGGTGAAGTCGACGCCCTCAATCGCCGAGCTCACGGCGACGCTGCACTCGGTACTCGAACGCCTCGACGCCCTCGAAGCTGCGGACCCAACTCCCCCAGCTTCAGCCCACGACGGCGTGCATGCCCGGGCTCACGATGCAGACACGTTCTGGGCCCTCAACACTCTCGCCGCTAGCCGCCCCGAGCACCCGCTCACCAAACAGGGCGCTGTACTCGTGGCGGGTTCACTCTCGCTGCCCACGGGTGAACCCATTGCCTGGCAGGTCACGAGCGGAACCGAGCAGCTCTTCGAGCTCGACTGGTCACACCGGGCAAGTGCCCTCGCGGCCCTCGGCAACCCCGTTCGTCTCGAAATACTCAGGGCAATACTCAGCGGATCGCGCCTCACCAGCGAACTCGCCGAACTCGAGGCGCTCGGCACGACCGGCCAACTGCACCACCACCTGCGCCAGCTCGTCGCAGCGGGCTGGGTACAGCAGACCGGCCGGGCACACTACGAGGTGCCGCCAGCCAAGGTCGTGCCGCTGCTCGCGCTGATCGCCGAGGCCTAA
- a CDS encoding M23 family metallopeptidase: protein MRIPTRVLYRRRYPMMLLACALLLGLAFAPSSLVPRPARTVIALAGVTALALALALTALRRFIAEPAGEAISVTPPVTGRWLVLNGPSSAVPSHGVRLWGQAYAVDLVADPLPSLPTPEPAATRPEFGSPAFRETQAYPAFGQPVYAMVSGEVVAVHRARRDHRARSSHLSLLWLIAEGFVRQLGGTRWLLGNYVTIRAEGTGGRSVYATVAHLQRGSVLVRAGDRVTAGQRIASCGNTGNSSEPHVHAQLQDHPRAMLADGLPMTFTPLAALPVNGEHLDVGVR, encoded by the coding sequence ATGAGAATCCCCACACGCGTGCTATACCGCCGTCGCTACCCCATGATGCTGCTCGCCTGCGCCCTCCTGCTCGGGCTCGCATTCGCGCCCTCGTCACTCGTTCCGCGCCCTGCCCGAACCGTCATCGCACTCGCTGGCGTCACTGCCCTCGCCCTCGCACTCGCACTCACTGCCCTGCGCCGCTTCATCGCAGAGCCAGCCGGCGAAGCGATATCGGTCACCCCACCCGTCACGGGCCGCTGGCTCGTGCTCAACGGCCCGTCGTCTGCCGTGCCGAGCCACGGGGTTCGGCTCTGGGGTCAGGCGTATGCGGTCGATCTCGTGGCGGATCCGCTGCCCTCTCTGCCCACTCCCGAACCCGCGGCGACTCGCCCCGAGTTCGGGTCGCCGGCCTTTCGCGAGACGCAGGCCTACCCCGCATTCGGCCAACCAGTGTATGCGATGGTGAGCGGCGAGGTTGTGGCTGTGCACAGGGCCAGGCGCGATCACCGTGCCCGCTCTTCGCACCTTTCGCTGCTCTGGCTCATAGCGGAGGGCTTTGTGCGGCAGCTCGGCGGCACGCGCTGGCTGCTCGGCAATTACGTGACGATTCGCGCCGAGGGAACGGGCGGTCGGAGCGTCTACGCGACCGTCGCGCACCTGCAGCGCGGGTCTGTGCTCGTGCGGGCGGGCGACCGCGTAACTGCGGGGCAGCGCATCGCCTCGTGCGGCAACACCGGCAACAGCTCTGAGCCGCACGTGCACGCGCAGCTGCAGGATCACCCGCGGGCGATGCTCGCCGATGGGCTGCCGATGACGTTTACGCCGCTCGCTGCGCTGCCTGTGAACGGTGAACACCTTGATGTAGGGGTGCGGTAG